From one Aulosira sp. FACHB-615 genomic stretch:
- a CDS encoding Rid family hydrolase → MTQRITRAVNSIVKKFSRRNALLWLGGSGLGTAIVAAGTQKEVVAQGNRNRDVTLLNPPTLYNAPQNGYSHIAITPPRTRTVYISGQFGSDLQGNVISNDYEEQLVKAFQNLRFALNAAGARPQDVVKTTVLIVNHTQEKLIPLGREIGNLWGNKPPANTLIPVPRLALDEMLFEIDAYAVIPESGNNGWY, encoded by the coding sequence ATGACTCAACGTATCACTCGTGCGGTTAATTCAATAGTGAAAAAATTTTCACGCAGAAATGCTCTTTTGTGGCTAGGAGGTAGCGGATTAGGTACTGCTATAGTTGCAGCAGGAACCCAAAAGGAAGTAGTCGCGCAAGGTAACAGAAATAGAGATGTGACGTTGCTGAATCCACCAACGTTATATAACGCACCTCAAAATGGCTATAGTCACATAGCGATTACACCACCAAGAACAAGAACCGTGTATATTTCTGGCCAATTTGGTTCAGATTTACAAGGTAATGTAATCTCCAATGATTATGAAGAACAATTAGTCAAAGCTTTTCAAAATCTGCGCTTTGCCTTAAATGCGGCTGGTGCAAGACCGCAAGATGTAGTCAAAACAACTGTTTTGATAGTAAATCACACCCAAGAAAAATTAATTCCGTTAGGACGCGAAATTGGTAATTTGTGGGGGAATAAACCACCCGCAAACACACTCATTCCTGTTCCTCGATTGGCGCTTGATGAGATGTTGTTTGAAATTGATGCTTATGCTGTGATTCCAGAATCAGGTAATAATGGCTGGTATTAA